A stretch of Cicer arietinum cultivar CDC Frontier isolate Library 1 chromosome 5, Cicar.CDCFrontier_v2.0, whole genome shotgun sequence DNA encodes these proteins:
- the LOC101511237 gene encoding uncharacterized protein encodes MSLTSRKARPKNETKREEDVKVKEVQEKEVEDGKECDVDILEVKRTKTEKTIGRVKRQRFKSINKCTYSDSRHHDHATNKQNMNIQQNSNSSKNFELISKLPQDLMLAILSLVPVKCLLNSARHVSKPWATATQACLRGKPPGLYLESFNPTVTSYFLNIQDYVKGHSERIYLGPPLRLGQIVAICDGMFLLCDRFRLTYVVNPILRCCFRIPLSPSSNQREGVIWRSIIACVPRTAKFKVFLVDTQSVSGVNWYVFYVLRIGIDNTWKEIVRKEYNLEDKWYFLWKPVHNGDNHIYWITWDGVIVMDVGKEIIIREYPLPPQQHPQQHAFPLADYLWTGDRLSCISCVVDEKDIKTYPIFTLDMNSGKWTLYHEMRPFDSMAICSHKLGFDIDIVMTVVRCRFWINDQIIFIVEFDQKLDPTSSKEMLSNPRLLTKKVHFCYNVKTRQLTKIDCIPIGNFKAWLHTNTLTRC; translated from the coding sequence ATGAGTTTAACATCACGGAAAGCTCGTCCTAAAAATGAGACCAAAAGGGAGGAGGATGTTAAAGTAAAAGAGGTCCAAGAAAAAGAGGTTGAAGATGGTAAAGAGTGTGATGTTGATATCCTGGAAGTGAAAAGGACGAAGACGGAAAAGACAATTGGTCGAGTTAAAAGGCAGAGatttaaatctataaataagTGCACTTACTCTGACTCACGTCATCATGATCATGCAACAAACAAGCAGAATATGAATATTCAGCAAAACTCAAATAGTAGTAAGAATTTTGAACTGATTTCAAAGCTTCCTCAAGACTTGATGCTTGCTATCCTTAGTTTGGTTCCTGTTAAGTGTCTGCTTAACTCTGCAAGGCACGTTTCCAAACCTTGGGCTACTGCTACTCAAGCCTGCCTACGTGGTAAACCACCTGGTCTTTACCTTGAAAGTTTTAATCCAACCGTGACTTCTTATTTCTTGAATATTCAAGACTATGTCAAGGGACATTCTGAAAGGATTTATTTGGGACCCCCTTTGAGATTGGGACAGATAGTCGCTATTTGTGATGGCATGTTTCTGCTATGTGATCGTTTTAGACTTACTTACGTCGTAAACCCCATCCTTAGGTGCTGCTTTAGAATTCCTCTTTCACCTTCTTCAAACCAACGGGAAGGGGTTATCTGGCGATCTATTATAGCATGTGTTCCCCGCACTGCCAAATTCAAGGTGTTCTTAGTAGATACCCAAAGTGTTTCGGGGGTCAATTGGTATGTTTTCTACGTCCTAAGAATTGGAATAGACAACACATGGAAAGAAATAGTTAGAAAAGAATATAACTTGGAGGATAAGTGGTATTTTTTATGGAAACCAGTTCATAATGGAGACAATCATATCTATTGGATAACATGGGATGGAGTGATTGTGATGGATGTTGGCAAGGAAATTATTATACGTGAATATCCACTCCCCCCTCAACAGCATCCTCAACAGCATGCTTTTCCACTTGCAGATTATTTATGGACGGGAGATCGTCTTTCTTGCATTTCTTGCGTTGTGGATGAAAAAGACATTAAAACATATCCAATCTTTACTTTGGATATGAATTCAGGAAAATGGACTCTTTATCATGAGATGAGACCTTTTGATAGTATGGCTATTTGCAGCCATAAGCTTGGTTTTGATATTGATATAGTGATGACGGTTGTGAGGTGTCGGTTTTGGATCAACGACCAAATTATCTTTATAGTAGAGTTCGATCAAAAGTTGGATCCAACATCTAGTAAGGAAATGTTGTCTAACCCAAGATTACTAACAAAAAAAGTACACTTTTGTTACAATGTCAAGACAAGACAACTGACAAAGATTGATTGCATTCCAATAGGCAATTTTAAGGCATGGCTTCATACCAACACTCTAACTCGTTGCTAA